Proteins co-encoded in one Montipora capricornis isolate CH-2021 chromosome 12, ASM3666992v2, whole genome shotgun sequence genomic window:
- the LOC138027470 gene encoding zinc finger protein 862-like yields MGMFCIICRKHDTINPQNKSKKFNTEPSVRFKQKTVEEHESHQQHLAAVEAELLSRVWVFQHQVSYREQVRESVYYNAFLSLYWVAKEELANCKFVRLLQLVEDLGVTDLKLFQHRSSGSVREMFLLLGKVIKEHVCKRARLSNCFGLLCDEVSDISCKEQLVTFLKFVDPDTGKATTEFLAIDDVLEHSTSANAEAIKTVLIRQLNESQVELKKLTSLSSDGASVMTGKQNGVAVLLREESKVMLNVHCICHRLALACGDANDEVSYIKTVEKILVQLWSFFKNSAKKTAAYAKAVKESKAITFSEEGNKKMAKKFSKAYSHRVFKEEGDAPATGLLQQVAHIKFLGAVYILHHVLPALSHLSRAFQGGNVSFAAIEPAVKFTIDEIQDVADQQKPLKQLQKDLGDRLAECEMTLSDDAERKLVNLTNQYVSSLVENINSRFSNSFPVLTAFRIFDPLGVPEKSDESFKLYGTADIKILAGHFYQCEENKEEVEEELLCEWKKFKYNLLQLKSHIPLHVLKPPQKKNLTSPTPTEWLLQHLLSMRHSYQAFFPHLLEIAEICLSLPVSNAWPERGASAVKRLKSRLRSSLNNKMLASLMHVSINGPELRTCQCDNLIAETVKTWLAQPRRKIARGKEGNAVKKVDVAVQAEIGENDTVTQPDMDLGQTEPDQTFSTQDETNELHNVELEVVAAVSIMKLPEDSDLESGDSDFEYD; encoded by the exons atgg GAATGTTCTGCATCATATGCCGAAAACATGACACTATCAAtccacaaaacaaaagtaagaagTTCAACACGGAACCTTCCGTAAGATTTAAACAGAAAACGGTTGAAGAGCATGAAAGCCACCAGCAGCATTTAGCAGCCGTGGAGGCTGAGCTTCTGAGCAGGGTATGGGTGTTTCAGCATCAGGTCAGCTACAGGGAGCAAGTCAGAGAAAGTGTTTATTACAATGCCTTCCTCAGTCTCTACTGGGTAGCAAAGGAAGAACTTGCAAACTGTAAGTTTGTACGTCTGCTGCAGTTAGTAGAGGACCTGGGAGTAAcagatttaaagttatttcagcATCGTTCCAGTGGTTCGGTCAGAGAGATGTTTCTCTTGTTAGGGAAAGTGATCAAAGAACATGTCTGTAAGAGGGCACGACTGTCCAACTGCTTCGGTTTACTTTGTGACGAAGTTTCTGACATTTCATGCAAGGAACAACTCGTAACTTTTCTGAAATTTGTTGACCCTGATACTGGGAAAGCTACTACAGAGTTTCTTGCAATAGATGACGTTTTGGAACATTCTACGTCTGCTAATGCTGAAGCCATTAAGACCGTTTTAATCAGGCAACTTAACGAATCACAAGTGGAGTTAAAAAAACTCACCAGTCTTTCATCGGATGGTGCAAGCGTTATGACTGGTAAGCAAAATGGCGTGGCCGTCTTACTCCGCGAGGAGTCAAAAGTTATGCTAAATGTTCATTGCATATGCCACAGATTGGCATTAGCATGTGGTGATGCTAATGACGAGGTCTCTTATATAAAAACTGTAGAGAAAATATTGGTACAGCTCTGGTCATTCTTCAAGAATTCTGCAAAGAAAACAGCTGCATATGCCAAAGCAGTCAAGGAGTCAAAAGCAATTACCTTTTCAGAAGAAGGCAATAAGAAAATGGCAAAGAAGTTCTCAAAAGCGT ACTCTCACAGAGTCTTTAAAGAAGAGGGCGATGCTCCAGCCACTGGCCTTTTACAACAAGTAGCCCACATTAAGTTCCTTGGGGCGGTGTATATTCTCCATCATGTCCTCCCGGCTCTTTCACACTTAAGTAGAGCCTTCCAAGGTGGAAACGTATCTTTCGCAGCAATTGAGCCAGCAGTAAAGTTTACCATTGACGAAATTCAAGATGTTGCTGATCAGCAAAAGCCCCTGAAACAACTTCAGAAAGACCTTGGTGACAGACTGGCCGAATGCGAGATGACACTTAGCGATGATGCTGAAAGAAAGCTAGTCAACTTGACCAACCAGTACGTAAGTTCATTAGTGGAGAACATTAATAGCCGATTCAGTAACAGCTTTCCAGTGTTGACGGCGTTCAGGATATTTGATCCCCTAGGAGTGCCTGAGAAGTCAGATGAGTCGTTTAAATTGTATGGAACTGCTGACATCAAGATTTTAGCTGGTCACTTCTACCAGTGTGAAGAGAACAAGGAAGAGGTGGAAGAAGAATTGCTCTGTGAATGGAAGAAGTTTAAGTACAATCTGCTTCAGTTGAAAAGCCACATTCCTTTGCATGTGTTGAAACCACCACAGAAGAAAAATCTCACCTCACCCACCCCAACTGAATGGCTACTCCAGCATTTGTTATCGATGCGGCACTCATATCAGGCCTTTTTTCCTCATCTTCTTGAAATAGCAGAAATTTGCCTTTCACTGCCTGTATCAAACGCATGGCCTGAAAGAGGGGCGTCTGCGGTCAAGCGTTTGAAGTCACGATTGAGAAGTTCCCTCAACAACAAGATGCTTGCTTCCCTAATGCACGTGAGTATCAATGGACCGGAACTGCGTACTTGTCAGTGTGACAACCTCATTGCAGAAACAGTCAAGACATGGTTAGCTCAACCACGAAGGAAGATTGCCAGAGGGAAGGAAGGGAATGCCGTTAAGAAGGTGGATGTTGCTGTCCAAGCAGAGATTGGTGAGAATGATACAGTCACACAACCAGATATGGACCTAGGCCAGACTGAGCCAGACCAGACCTTTTCAACCCAGGATGAAACCAACGAACTTCACAACGTGGAGTTGGAAGTTGTTGCTGCAGTGTCAATAATGAAGCTTCCCGAGGACAGTGATTTGGAGAGTGGAGATTCGGACTTTGAGTATGACTGA